Proteins encoded within one genomic window of Pseudomonadota bacterium:
- the obgE gene encoding GTPase ObgE, whose protein sequence is MKFLDEAKIYVRSGNGGNGCISFRREKFIEYGGPDGGNGGRGGSILIEAVDNLNTLIDYRYQQHFKAQNGRHGSGRNRTGPDGHSITLKVPIGTQIFAEDKETLLADMEKAEEPLILLKGGNGGFGNAYFKSSTNQAPRHANEGQEGQEMWIWLRLKLIADVGLVGLPNAGKSTFLAATSRAKPKIADYPFTTLTPNLGVVYLHDQEFVVADVPGLIEGAHLGAGLGHRFLGHIERCKVLLHLIDATAENIQQSYLTIRKELENYGGHLAEKKEIIGLNKCDSLLPEEIKEKCRSLKKVTKNKIIPFSAVTKSGLSTVLQDLYTCVFPQES, encoded by the coding sequence ATGAAATTTTTAGATGAAGCAAAGATCTATGTACGCAGTGGCAATGGCGGAAATGGGTGCATTAGCTTTCGGCGTGAAAAATTCATTGAATATGGTGGACCGGACGGTGGGAATGGCGGACGGGGAGGTTCTATACTTATAGAGGCGGTTGATAATTTAAATACGCTTATTGATTATAGATACCAACAACATTTTAAAGCTCAAAATGGACGACATGGATCTGGTCGAAATCGGACAGGCCCAGACGGACATTCAATTACTTTAAAAGTTCCTATTGGCACACAAATTTTTGCAGAAGATAAAGAAACACTCCTTGCAGATATGGAAAAAGCTGAAGAACCCCTTATTCTTCTTAAAGGAGGCAATGGTGGTTTTGGGAACGCTTATTTCAAATCGTCAACCAACCAAGCTCCTCGACATGCTAATGAAGGGCAAGAAGGGCAAGAAATGTGGATTTGGTTACGTCTTAAATTGATTGCCGATGTTGGACTCGTTGGTCTACCAAACGCAGGAAAATCAACTTTCTTAGCAGCGACCTCCCGCGCTAAACCTAAAATTGCAGATTATCCTTTCACAACTTTGACCCCTAATTTAGGCGTTGTCTATTTACATGATCAAGAATTTGTCGTTGCTGATGTGCCTGGACTTATTGAAGGAGCTCATTTAGGAGCTGGGCTAGGACACCGTTTCTTAGGACATATTGAACGGTGTAAAGTTCTTTTGCATTTAATTGATGCAACTGCGGAAAATATACAGCAGTCTTATCTGACCATTCGCAAAGAACTTGAAAATTATGGCGGACATCTTGCTGAAAAAAAAGAAATTATTGGCTTAAATAAATGTGATAGTCTTCTTCCTGAAGAAATTAAAGAAAAATGCCGTTCTTTGAAAAAAGTTACCAAAAATAAAATTATTCCGTTTTCAGCAGTTACAAAATCAGGACTTTCAACAGTTCTTCAAGATCTTTACACGTGTGTTTTTCCACAAGAATCTTAA
- the rpmA gene encoding 50S ribosomal protein L27 encodes MATKKAGGSSRNGRDSAGRRLGVKKFGGEFVLSGNIIVRQRGTKFHPGSHVGMGTDHTLFATIDGFVNFNYKGHRQTVSVTPVLS; translated from the coding sequence ATGGCAACAAAAAAAGCCGGTGGTAGTTCTAGGAACGGTCGCGATTCAGCCGGTAGGCGTCTTGGTGTAAAAAAATTCGGCGGAGAATTTGTTCTCTCTGGAAATATTATTGTCCGTCAACGCGGAACAAAGTTCCATCCAGGAAGCCATGTTGGAATGGGCACAGATCATACTCTTTTTGCAACAATCGATGGCTTTGTAAACTTTAATTACAAAGGTCATCGCCAAACTGTTAGTGTGACACCTGTCCTTTCTTAA
- the rplU gene encoding 50S ribosomal protein L21 has product MFAIIRTGGKQYKVQPDQVVTVERLEGEAGDILSLETILMIGDGSTSQVGHPFLTNSVVKAQLLEQIRADKIIVFKKRRRHNYRRKQGHRQNLSVLRIVEISGPNGLKAVGKTPSSSKGASPKSEKVTIKETASSPKASPAKTAAKTSENSPKKEKSEKVASTPKKAPKKA; this is encoded by the coding sequence ATGTTTGCGATTATTCGAACCGGTGGAAAACAATATAAAGTTCAACCAGATCAAGTGGTTACAGTTGAAAGGCTTGAAGGTGAAGCAGGAGATATCTTATCTCTTGAAACTATTCTTATGATAGGAGACGGAAGCACCTCTCAGGTCGGACACCCCTTCTTAACAAATTCCGTTGTTAAAGCACAGCTTCTTGAGCAAATTCGCGCGGATAAAATTATTGTTTTCAAAAAGAGACGTCGGCACAATTATCGTCGCAAACAAGGACATCGTCAGAATCTATCCGTTCTTCGTATTGTTGAAATCTCTGGTCCAAATGGTCTAAAAGCCGTTGGGAAAACACCCTCTTCTTCCAAAGGAGCCTCTCCAAAATCAGAAAAAGTGACCATAAAAGAAACGGCTTCTTCACCAAAAGCATCCCCAGCAAAAACTGCTGCAAAAACTTCAGAAAACTCACCTAAAAAAGAGAAATCTGAAAAAGTGGCATCAACCCCTAAAAAAGCGCCCAAAAAAGCGTAA
- a CDS encoding Trm112 family protein, which translates to MSDQKEGKNYDKKAGLDSRLLEVLVCPLTKKPLIYDRENQELVSPAAGLAYPIRQGIPIMLVEEARCLEEERP; encoded by the coding sequence ATGAGTGATCAAAAAGAAGGAAAAAATTATGATAAAAAGGCAGGATTAGATTCGCGCCTTTTGGAAGTTCTCGTGTGCCCTTTGACAAAAAAACCCCTTATTTATGATCGCGAAAATCAGGAACTCGTAAGTCCTGCGGCGGGTCTTGCTTACCCTATACGCCAAGGAATTCCAATCATGCTTGTTGAAGAGGCGCGTTGCTTGGAAGAGGAAAGACCTTAA
- a CDS encoding MFS transporter: MGLRHHLNRLFLNKKNIKALSIWSIAAFFYGYEFFLRASPSVMQTQLQKDFMLDAEGLGFIVSLYYWAYASMQVPAGMLIDRFGPKNILTMAAVICAVSILAFGLATEPIVAGVSRFMIGFGSAFAIIGTFKLAGNWFPSSQFAFFAGFTLTFGTIGATLANTPLEILVNCVGWRMSLFILCGIGLLNAFALWFFVKDHPSSQKLEAVEHSKKGENSGKVWKTFKGVILNPQSWYIGAFAAFIYIPITCFGELWGFPFIMKSCSYGGTKASFLISLIFIGITGGAPLFGWLSDSWKRRKIPLFIGTFGAFISISIAIYVPDLSFAFMAFLMIVLGVCLGSHMILFALIRENNPPNASAIASGFGNFVCMIVPGLFQYLIGVSLDFLNKGSMKSAEKLYSLSSFKISLLFIPIGLVLAAICLAFSRETYAQQVDKRHL; encoded by the coding sequence ATGGGCCTACGTCACCATCTCAATCGGCTATTTCTTAACAAAAAAAATATAAAAGCTCTTTCAATTTGGTCTATTGCTGCTTTTTTCTATGGATATGAGTTCTTTTTAAGAGCGTCACCAAGCGTGATGCAAACGCAGCTTCAAAAGGATTTCATGCTTGATGCAGAGGGCCTTGGATTCATTGTTTCACTTTATTATTGGGCCTATGCATCCATGCAGGTTCCAGCTGGTATGCTGATTGATCGATTTGGTCCTAAAAATATTCTTACTATGGCGGCTGTTATTTGTGCTGTGAGTATTTTGGCATTTGGCTTGGCCACAGAACCAATCGTTGCAGGCGTGTCACGATTTATGATTGGATTTGGGTCGGCTTTTGCTATTATTGGAACCTTTAAACTTGCAGGAAATTGGTTCCCATCTTCTCAATTTGCCTTCTTTGCAGGGTTTACGCTTACGTTTGGAACTATTGGCGCAACACTGGCCAATACGCCTTTAGAAATTCTTGTAAATTGCGTGGGATGGCGCATGAGTCTTTTTATTTTATGTGGGATTGGCCTTTTAAATGCCTTCGCTTTATGGTTTTTTGTAAAGGATCATCCCTCTTCACAAAAGTTAGAAGCTGTTGAGCATTCAAAAAAAGGAGAGAATTCTGGAAAGGTATGGAAAACATTTAAAGGCGTAATTTTAAATCCTCAAAGCTGGTATATTGGGGCTTTTGCAGCTTTTATCTATATTCCTATTACTTGTTTTGGAGAACTCTGGGGCTTTCCTTTCATCATGAAAAGTTGTTCTTATGGAGGAACAAAAGCCTCATTTTTGATTTCTCTAATTTTCATCGGAATTACTGGGGGTGCTCCTCTTTTTGGATGGCTTTCGGATTCGTGGAAACGGCGCAAAATTCCTCTTTTTATAGGAACGTTTGGAGCCTTTATTTCAATTAGTATTGCGATTTATGTTCCAGATCTTTCTTTTGCTTTTATGGCTTTTTTAATGATTGTTCTTGGAGTGTGCCTGGGGTCTCATATGATTCTTTTTGCACTCATACGTGAAAATAATCCTCCAAATGCTTCTGCCATTGCGTCAGGATTTGGCAACTTTGTGTGTATGATTGTTCCTGGACTTTTTCAATATCTTATAGGTGTTTCTCTTGATTTTTTAAATAAGGGGAGTATGAAGAGCGCGGAAAAGCTTTATAGTCTGTCGAGCTTTAAGATATCTCTTCTCTTTATTCCAATTGGACTTGTTTTGGCAGCGATTTGTCTTGCTTTCTCACGCGAAACTTATGCACAACAAGTGGATAAGAGACATTTATGA
- a CDS encoding energy transducer TonB, producing MKSPMTSGMMKREKRISFFNGKGAYGSEGWGYIFSFLINGLLLGILFLNFGQIQVFKVSSNLPSSFPICLLFEESSRSPSPYAHDSSLQLRNQEKDLSYKEKKKEEQKSSSLQHNRKREIFNFKNENLENLPETKGSFVFTKDNEIPQNSSVNALLAPIDSVLRGPEILKEENISYPEEARRQGLEGDVVLLLTIDQKGEVSKISVQKGSGWDLLDTYAMQHAKTLIFKPAFKNGKPTFASVERTLSFRLEEEKTIFS from the coding sequence ATGAAATCTCCTATGACCTCAGGAATGATGAAAAGGGAAAAAAGGATATCCTTTTTTAATGGAAAAGGAGCGTATGGTAGTGAAGGATGGGGGTACATTTTTTCTTTTTTGATAAATGGACTTCTTTTGGGGATTCTTTTCTTAAATTTTGGGCAGATTCAGGTATTTAAAGTTTCTTCAAATCTGCCTTCTTCTTTTCCCATATGTCTCCTCTTTGAAGAATCATCTCGTTCTCCTTCCCCCTATGCGCATGATTCTTCTCTTCAATTAAGAAACCAAGAAAAAGATCTTTCTTATAAAGAAAAGAAAAAAGAAGAACAAAAATCTTCCTCTCTTCAGCACAACAGGAAAAGAGAAATCTTCAACTTTAAAAATGAAAATCTTGAAAATTTGCCAGAGACAAAAGGGAGTTTTGTATTCACCAAAGACAATGAAATTCCTCAAAATTCTTCTGTTAATGCCCTCCTTGCACCCATAGATTCTGTTTTAAGGGGGCCAGAAATCTTAAAAGAAGAAAATATATCTTATCCTGAAGAAGCACGCCGTCAGGGCTTAGAAGGTGATGTTGTTCTTCTTTTAACAATTGATCAAAAAGGAGAGGTGTCAAAAATCTCTGTTCAAAAAGGAAGTGGGTGGGATCTACTTGATACATATGCGATGCAGCATGCAAAAACTCTTATTTTTAAGCCTGCTTTTAAAAATGGAAAACCAACGTTTGCTTCTGTTGAAAGGACACTTTCTTTTCGATTAGAAGAGGAAAAAACGATCTTCTCTTGA